The following proteins come from a genomic window of Lolium rigidum isolate FL_2022 chromosome 5, APGP_CSIRO_Lrig_0.1, whole genome shotgun sequence:
- the LOC124656602 gene encoding ankyrin repeat domain-containing protein 50-like gives MGVSSKRSPSAMEKDLVPHPIMRAALEGNLRVLKEMATVVKNESGIWNRALMLAAMEGRLDVCRLLVEDVRVDVNQPITDDEGNHTAVCISAMLGTAATTRYLLDCGADPTVAGSMGTALHGAVLNGQYETIELLLSRGIDVDLFDSVHGTALHVAASKGEAGTVKLLLEHHADPNKVLNLDSTPLGLAIQNKSLECVRLLLKAGADPNFLYYNGVTYTMVAANNGLPDIMKCLLDAGANPNTPDGFGTTAIEIAALHGRRAMVEMLFPLTSPVSTVPDWSIDGILSHVNIFNLNPRFKNPLALEAKIAEVKSEATEAFRRKEYMRAAELYHYTLKLEDRVKEHAFLLANRSFCFLRMGKGEDAVSDATKCIECLPYWPKGYYRQGAAYMLLKDYGKACKAFEDGLKLDRTNVDIKNALREAQEALKSADCVEKKTYLE, from the exons ATGGGGGTCTCGTCGAAGCGCTCGCCTTCTGCCATGGAGAAGGATCTTGTCCCCCACCCAATCATGCGGGCCGCCCTCGAAGGCAACCTCCGCGTCCTCAAAG AGATGGCGACCGTCGTGAAGAACGAAAGCGGCATCTGGAACCGCGCGCTCATGCTGGCGGCGAtggaagggcggctagacgtctgcaGGCTGCTCGTCGAGGATGTCCGCGTCGACGTCAACCAACCCATCACTGACGACGAAG GTAACCACACCGCAGTGTGTATTTCTGCAATGCTTGGGACAGCTGCTACCACGAGGTATCTTCTCGACTGCGGCGCAGATCCGACGGTTGCTGGAAGTATGGGAACAGCTCTACATGGTGCTGTGCTGAACG GACAATATGAAACCATTGAACTGTTGCTTTCAAGAGGAATTGATGTGGACCTATTTGACTCTGTGCATGGAACCGCGTTGCATGTTGCAGCTTCTAAAGGTGAAGCTGGCACGGTGAAACTTTTGTTGGAGCACCATGCAGAT CCTAACAAGGTTTTAAACCTTGATTCTACCCCACTGGGTTTGGCCATACAGAATAAATCATTGGAGTGCGTGAGGCTACTCCTTAAG GCTGGTGCTGATCCGAATTTCTTGTACTATAATGGTGTCACTTACACGATGGTGGCGGCAAATAATGGCTTACCTGACATCATGAAGTGCTTACTGGATGCTGGTGCTAATCCCAATACTCCAGATGGT TTTGGTACAACTGCAATTGAAATTGCTGCTCTTCATGGCAGAAGGGCTATGGTTGAAATGTTATTTCCGTTAACTTCTCCTGTTTCAACTGTGCCGGATTGGAGTATTGATGGAATCCTTTCACATGTGAACATTTTTAATTTGAACCCGAGA TTTAAAAATCCGCTGGCACTGGAAGCGAAAATAGCGGAAGTGAAATCAGAGGCCACAGAGGCTTTTAGGAGAAAGGAATATATGAGAGCAGCAGAGCTGTATCATTAT ACACTAAAACTTGAAGATAGAGTAAAAGAACATGCGTTCTTGCTGGCAAATAGGAGTTTCTGCTTCTTGCGCATGGGAAAAGGAGAAGATGCTGTCTCCGATGCTACTAAGTGCATAGAGTGTCTACCTTATTGGCCTAAAGGATACTACCGACAAGGGGCAGCTTATATGTTACTGAAG GACTACGGAAAAGCATGCAAGGCTTTTGAGGATGGCTTGAAGCTAGACCGTACAAATGTTGATATTAAGAATGCTTTAAG GGAAGCCCAAGAGGCATTGAAGAGTGCTGATTGCGTCGAAAAAAAGACCTATTTGGAGTGA